One genomic window of Caballeronia sp. SBC1 includes the following:
- a CDS encoding NAD(P)H-dependent oxidoreductase translates to MSLIAKLEARAQAGRPVRVGLIGAGKFGSMYLSQAPRTPGIHLVGIADLSPARARGAMQRVGWEEARYSASSWAEALRSGSTFITDDADAMIASDHVDIVIDATGSPAAGIHHALLCCKHKKHIVMVNVEADVLAGPLLARRAAEAGIIYSMASGDQPALIAELVDWARTIGFNVICAGKGTKYLPVYHQSTPDTVWSYYGFTEEQVASGDFNAQMFNSFLDGTKSALEMAAVSNACDLRPPPDGLAFPACGVDDLPELLRPASEGGILPHRGSVEVVSSLERDGRPVFRDLRWGVYAVFEAPSDYVRDCFAQYGLKTDKSGRFAAMYKPYHLIGLELGVSIASIAVRGEATGATTGFHGDVAATAKRDLRAGERLDGEGGHTVYGKLMPAVDSLVQGALPIGLAHNMVLQRPVAAGQPVRWSDVAFDTTKEAVRVRLEMEAMFRKELGIEVAAEKLAS, encoded by the coding sequence ATGTCGCTTATTGCGAAGCTCGAAGCTCGTGCCCAGGCAGGGCGTCCCGTCAGAGTAGGGCTGATTGGCGCTGGTAAATTTGGATCGATGTATCTGTCGCAGGCACCGCGTACGCCGGGCATTCATCTGGTCGGCATCGCCGATCTCTCGCCGGCGCGGGCACGCGGCGCGATGCAGCGTGTGGGTTGGGAAGAAGCGCGTTATTCCGCGAGTTCGTGGGCGGAGGCTTTGCGCAGCGGCTCGACCTTCATCACTGACGACGCCGACGCGATGATCGCAAGTGACCACGTCGATATCGTCATCGATGCAACGGGCAGCCCCGCAGCGGGCATCCATCACGCGCTGCTGTGCTGCAAGCACAAGAAACACATTGTGATGGTCAACGTTGAAGCCGACGTGCTTGCCGGTCCGCTACTTGCGCGCCGTGCGGCGGAGGCGGGCATCATCTATTCGATGGCTTCCGGCGATCAACCGGCATTGATTGCGGAACTGGTGGACTGGGCTCGCACGATTGGCTTCAACGTCATCTGTGCCGGCAAGGGCACCAAGTACTTGCCGGTCTATCATCAGTCAACCCCCGACACCGTCTGGAGCTACTACGGCTTCACGGAAGAGCAGGTTGCTTCCGGCGACTTCAACGCCCAGATGTTCAACTCGTTCCTTGATGGCACGAAGTCGGCGCTGGAAATGGCGGCGGTATCGAACGCATGCGATCTGCGTCCGCCTCCTGATGGCCTGGCGTTCCCCGCTTGTGGCGTCGACGATCTGCCTGAGTTGCTACGCCCGGCCTCTGAGGGCGGGATCCTTCCGCATCGCGGCAGCGTGGAAGTGGTGTCGTCGCTCGAACGCGATGGCCGTCCTGTGTTCCGCGACTTGCGCTGGGGCGTCTACGCCGTTTTTGAAGCACCCTCCGATTACGTCCGCGACTGCTTTGCGCAATACGGTCTCAAGACTGACAAGAGCGGGCGTTTCGCTGCCATGTATAAGCCGTATCACCTGATCGGTCTCGAACTCGGGGTATCGATTGCCAGCATTGCGGTGCGCGGTGAGGCCACGGGCGCGACCACGGGGTTCCACGGAGACGTTGCCGCCACCGCGAAGCGTGACCTGCGAGCGGGTGAACGGCTGGACGGCGAGGGCGGTCACACCGTCTACGGCAAGCTGATGCCCGCGGTGGACTCGCTGGTGCAGGGCGCACTGCCCATTGGCCTTGCGCACAACATGGTGCTGCAGCGTCCGGTTGCGGCAGGGCAGCCGGTTCGCTGGAGCGACGTGGCCTTCGACACCACCAAGGAAGCCGTACGCGTACGTCTCGAGATGGAGGCGATGTTCCGCAAGGAACTTGGCATAGAGGTGGCAGCCGAAAAACTCGCATCGTAA
- a CDS encoding LysR family transcriptional regulator — MRRFDWDSLQAFLAVARAGRLTVAAQQMGVDHSTLSRRVASLEASIGVQLFERRSVGFLLTPEGERLMTDAEAMESLALRINARLGDPSVGLTGTVRVGTPEGFGTYFLAPRIAKLTAMHPDLEIELVANPRMFSLSKREADIAVSMTRPSQGRVYAHRLNDYSLGVYASPQYLDTHAPITTFQDIFNHPWIGYVEDLMWSAELDYLSQISTSLTPSVRISNVISQAAAVSGGAGIGVLPCFIARIDPTLVRILPDEISLSRSYWLVTHADSHDVARVKLLADFIRAECSASGLFWVG; from the coding sequence ATGCGAAGATTTGATTGGGATTCCCTGCAAGCCTTCCTGGCTGTCGCGCGCGCGGGGCGTCTCACTGTCGCAGCGCAGCAAATGGGCGTAGACCATTCCACGCTAAGCCGGCGAGTCGCCTCGCTTGAGGCAAGCATTGGCGTGCAGTTGTTCGAGCGGCGTTCAGTCGGTTTTTTGCTGACGCCCGAAGGCGAGCGTTTGATGACTGATGCAGAGGCCATGGAGAGCCTGGCCCTGCGCATCAACGCGCGCTTGGGCGACCCATCAGTTGGATTGACGGGGACGGTCAGAGTCGGCACGCCGGAGGGATTCGGGACCTACTTTCTTGCGCCGAGGATTGCGAAGCTCACGGCCATGCATCCCGACCTGGAGATAGAACTGGTCGCTAATCCGCGCATGTTCAGCTTGTCCAAACGCGAAGCCGATATTGCAGTCAGCATGACCCGCCCAAGTCAGGGTCGAGTTTATGCACACAGGCTCAACGACTATTCCCTTGGGGTTTATGCATCGCCTCAATACCTCGACACTCATGCACCCATCACTACGTTTCAAGATATCTTCAATCATCCGTGGATCGGCTATGTAGAAGATTTGATGTGGAGTGCTGAGCTTGATTACCTGTCGCAGATTTCCACGTCGCTCACGCCGTCCGTGCGTATTTCGAATGTGATTAGTCAGGCCGCAGCAGTTAGCGGCGGCGCGGGGATAGGCGTGTTGCCATGCTTTATCGCCCGCATCGATCCCACCCTCGTTCGCATTCTCCCCGATGAAATTTCGTTAAGCCGCTCCTACTGGCTGGTCACGCATGCGGACTCGCACGATGTAGCGCGAGTCAAGCTCTTGGCGGATTTCATTCGCGCCGAGTGCAGCGCGTCCGGATTGTTCTGGGTGGGATAA
- a CDS encoding GntR family transcriptional regulator has product MNQTETSEIPEPYTSLRALIVDGSLRPGEALSERSLAERLQVGRTPIREAVKWLARDGLLEIVPMRGTFVREMSVADLREIHEMRLALEGMAAFLAARHGPCASLDEAAAGLQALVAGVNAGRALDVDDAQSIGWAFHDAMFECADNGRLRQTYRNLRDQSGLALRRVERYSAERTKQAVLEHLAIYAAIQAGDAEDARGLVYGHLERAMQIRLKFLAHTSDERT; this is encoded by the coding sequence ATGAACCAGACAGAAACCAGTGAAATTCCCGAACCTTACACAAGCCTTCGCGCGTTGATCGTCGATGGATCGCTTCGCCCAGGCGAAGCACTTTCCGAACGTAGCCTCGCTGAGCGCTTGCAGGTCGGCCGAACGCCGATTCGTGAGGCAGTTAAATGGCTCGCACGCGACGGCCTGCTTGAAATCGTGCCCATGCGAGGCACGTTCGTGCGCGAGATGTCGGTGGCCGACTTGCGCGAGATCCACGAAATGCGTCTTGCGCTAGAGGGGATGGCGGCGTTCCTTGCAGCGCGCCATGGCCCCTGCGCTTCGCTTGATGAAGCGGCAGCGGGACTGCAAGCGCTGGTAGCAGGAGTCAATGCCGGCCGTGCACTCGACGTTGACGACGCGCAGAGCATTGGCTGGGCATTTCACGACGCCATGTTCGAATGCGCCGACAACGGGCGCTTGCGGCAGACCTATCGAAACCTGCGCGATCAGAGCGGTCTCGCGTTGCGGCGCGTTGAACGCTACAGCGCCGAGCGGACGAAACAGGCGGTGCTGGAGCACTTGGCAATCTACGCGGCGATTCAAGCCGGCGACGCTGAAGACGCTCGCGGACTCGTCTACGGCCACCTTGAACGCGCGATGCAAATTCGCCTGAAGTTTCTCGCGCACACGAGTGACGAGCGGACGTAA
- a CDS encoding dicarboxylate/amino acid:cation symporter, whose product MRSHHARRKIALPLQMLLGLVLGCVVGFLFPHFAAKLAPVGTAFVQAIKMIVVPLVFTAITLGIYQMGNQTRSLGRVSAISLIYFFVATVISIFIGLGLNALFHPGLGANLAEAAKPGKVIATSVDWTKFFLDMIPSNIVAAMSGSNLLPVLFFAVLLGLALASLGNRAKPLIDVLDALMAAVFKVTDWIISLSPIAIFAIISWLFATQGIATLLSLVKLVGVMYLGLALLVVIFMIVLKVIGEKPWQVTRQISEPVLLAFATRSSEASLPLHMEKLVKMGVPKAVASVVLPLGYAFNRDGSIMYFALAVGFLADAYRIPLDWHTLLSIVIVTTLASKGSANVPSGGLVAVAMVLSTIGVPVEALAIIAGVDAFLDMGRTAINVYSNTVAVKLVMKLAHVAYEQPASEAEPEPSSPQHATGVPRGIA is encoded by the coding sequence ATGCGGTCGCATCACGCTCGTAGAAAAATAGCCTTGCCTTTGCAGATGCTCCTCGGACTGGTCCTGGGATGTGTGGTCGGGTTTCTGTTTCCGCATTTCGCCGCGAAGCTTGCGCCCGTTGGCACTGCGTTCGTGCAGGCGATCAAGATGATCGTCGTGCCGCTGGTGTTCACCGCGATCACGCTCGGCATCTACCAGATGGGCAATCAGACCCGCTCGCTCGGGCGGGTGTCGGCGATCAGCCTCATCTACTTCTTCGTTGCGACCGTGATCTCCATCTTCATCGGTCTCGGGCTCAATGCGCTGTTCCATCCGGGCCTGGGTGCGAACTTGGCCGAAGCAGCCAAGCCCGGGAAAGTCATTGCTACGAGCGTTGACTGGACCAAGTTTTTCCTCGACATGATTCCTAGCAATATCGTGGCGGCTATGTCGGGCAGCAATCTTTTGCCGGTGCTGTTCTTCGCGGTGCTTCTCGGGCTTGCGCTGGCCTCGCTCGGCAACCGCGCGAAGCCGCTGATCGATGTGCTGGACGCATTGATGGCAGCGGTGTTCAAAGTGACGGACTGGATCATCTCGCTCTCGCCCATCGCGATCTTCGCGATCATCTCGTGGCTCTTCGCCACCCAGGGGATCGCAACGCTGCTGTCGCTCGTGAAGCTGGTCGGAGTGATGTATCTCGGCCTCGCGCTGCTTGTCGTGATCTTCATGATCGTGCTGAAGGTGATCGGTGAAAAGCCGTGGCAGGTGACGCGGCAAATCAGCGAGCCGGTGCTGCTGGCGTTCGCCACACGCTCGTCGGAAGCAAGCCTGCCACTGCATATGGAAAAGCTGGTGAAGATGGGCGTGCCGAAAGCCGTGGCATCCGTGGTGCTGCCGCTCGGCTATGCATTCAATCGCGACGGCTCGATCATGTACTTTGCGCTCGCGGTGGGGTTTCTGGCGGACGCGTATCGCATTCCGCTCGACTGGCACACGCTGCTGTCGATCGTGATCGTCACCACGCTTGCCAGCAAGGGCAGCGCAAACGTGCCCTCAGGCGGCCTCGTGGCGGTCGCGATGGTGCTGAGTACCATCGGCGTTCCGGTGGAGGCACTGGCGATCATTGCGGGCGTCGACGCGTTTCTCGACATGGGACGTACGGCAATCAACGTCTACAGCAACACGGTTGCCGTCAAGCTGGTGATGAAACTGGCGCACGTGGCTTACGAGCAGCCGGCGAGCGAGGCTGAACCGGAGCCAAGTTCTCCGCAGCATGCGACGGGTGTGCCGAGGGGGATTGCATGA
- a CDS encoding low specificity L-threonine aldolase, with translation MTGMIDLRSDTVTRPTDAMWDAMRAASLGDDTLEGDATVQTLEQEAAVLLGKEAALFVCSGTMGNVLATLVHASRGGEAVLDQHAHMANSEGGGVSRLAGLFCRTIASRRGEMDLDLLRDNVRGGYSRYGEPTAMVAIETSHNAAGGCVQGLDYMARVAGIARERGAAVHVDGARLFNAALALGVEAREIAVHGDSVTFCLSKGLSAPMGSVLLGSREFIERARTLRRTIGGGLRQAGIMAAAGLVALRTMPAKLAEDHRRTMLLWQRLQNNARVETDPLAPQTNILRLAVPDGRAEDYAQWLATHGVAVRASGAQAMRLVIHRHIDDAAIDAVSNAFEALPE, from the coding sequence ATGACCGGCATGATCGATCTGCGCAGCGATACCGTGACCCGCCCCACTGACGCCATGTGGGACGCGATGCGCGCAGCGTCACTCGGCGACGACACGCTGGAAGGCGACGCAACCGTTCAGACGCTGGAACAGGAAGCGGCGGTGTTGCTGGGTAAGGAGGCTGCACTCTTCGTATGCAGCGGCACGATGGGCAATGTGCTGGCGACGCTTGTTCATGCGAGCCGTGGCGGTGAAGCCGTCCTCGACCAGCACGCGCACATGGCCAACTCGGAAGGCGGCGGCGTCTCCCGGCTTGCGGGCCTGTTCTGTCGCACCATTGCTTCGCGTCGTGGGGAGATGGACCTGGACCTGCTAAGAGATAACGTTCGCGGCGGCTATTCGCGCTACGGCGAACCGACGGCGATGGTCGCCATCGAGACAAGCCACAATGCCGCGGGCGGTTGCGTTCAAGGGCTCGACTATATGGCCCGCGTAGCTGGCATTGCACGTGAACGAGGCGCTGCCGTCCATGTGGATGGTGCGCGCCTGTTCAACGCGGCGCTCGCGCTGGGCGTTGAAGCCCGCGAGATTGCCGTACATGGAGATAGTGTCACGTTCTGCCTGTCGAAAGGGCTAAGCGCGCCGATGGGCTCGGTGCTGCTGGGCTCGCGTGAATTCATCGAACGGGCAAGGACTCTGCGCCGGACAATTGGCGGCGGACTGAGGCAAGCGGGCATCATGGCCGCCGCGGGTCTGGTCGCGTTACGGACGATGCCCGCGAAGCTTGCCGAGGATCATCGGCGCACGATGCTGCTTTGGCAAAGGCTGCAGAACAACGCGCGCGTGGAGACTGATCCACTGGCGCCGCAAACCAATATCCTGCGGCTGGCCGTACCGGACGGCCGGGCGGAGGACTACGCGCAATGGCTCGCAACTCATGGGGTTGCAGTGCGGGCAAGCGGCGCGCAAGCGATGCGTCTTGTGATTCACCGGCATATCGACGATGCGGCCATCGATGCAGTGAGCAATGCGTTCGAGGCTCTGCCAGAGTGA
- a CDS encoding phosphatidylserine/phosphatidylglycerophosphate/cardiolipin synthase family protein, with the protein MLDVEIGPFFHIAVSGDKELTMDQHDASESTEPGQHIPFITHGSYPRRGGNRVWPLVDSGPAFRRICEAVELAQHSVWVTVTFVATDFQMPDGRGSIFDVLDRAVERGLDVRVIFWRPNPESSGYGQTFAGTSTDFDLLAARGSRFLARWDRAPLAYCHHQKSWLVDAGRSSETAFVGGINPTFAAVEPGHMGEGQRHDIYVEITGPSASDVHHNFVQRWNEASERNMALGVWAHGSDERLPFPTDLSEARGNTVVQIQRNVHAGCYSDPHAAPGCAPYQIDIASGERSITGQYLLAINAARRSIYLENQALPVPEIAYALEEALKRGVHVVLLVPGEPEEYVSLWRQRPERKPFFDRLEVLGQYEHFVLTGIAGKTRSGDRAYVYVHAKIMLVDDVWATIGSCNLHANSLFGHSEMNAAVWDRDVVRALRCQLLLEHLGQDTEHLDDQWAMQLYQRIARENAARWEVGDVDWQGLACSLNPATYGESKAR; encoded by the coding sequence ATGCTCGACGTGGAGATCGGTCCATTTTTCCACATCGCCGTTAGCGGGGATAAAGAGCTCACGATGGATCAACATGACGCGTCAGAAAGCACCGAACCCGGGCAACACATTCCGTTCATCACGCACGGATCGTATCCGAGGCGGGGAGGGAATCGGGTCTGGCCTCTGGTTGATAGCGGCCCCGCTTTTCGCCGGATTTGCGAAGCCGTGGAGCTGGCGCAGCACAGCGTCTGGGTCACGGTCACATTCGTGGCCACGGACTTCCAGATGCCGGACGGACGCGGCTCGATTTTCGACGTCCTGGACCGCGCGGTCGAACGAGGCCTGGACGTCCGTGTGATTTTCTGGCGGCCCAACCCCGAGAGCAGCGGATACGGGCAGACCTTCGCCGGCACGAGCACGGACTTCGACCTGCTTGCCGCACGCGGCTCGCGTTTTCTCGCACGCTGGGATCGTGCTCCTCTCGCCTATTGTCATCATCAGAAAAGCTGGCTGGTCGACGCAGGCAGGTCGTCGGAAACGGCTTTTGTCGGCGGGATCAATCCAACTTTTGCGGCCGTCGAACCGGGACACATGGGTGAGGGGCAACGTCACGACATCTATGTCGAGATCACGGGCCCATCCGCTAGCGACGTGCATCACAATTTCGTGCAGCGATGGAACGAGGCCAGCGAGCGGAACATGGCCTTGGGAGTGTGGGCGCATGGCAGCGATGAGCGCTTACCCTTCCCAACGGACCTATCCGAAGCACGAGGCAACACCGTCGTGCAGATTCAACGCAACGTGCATGCGGGTTGTTATAGCGACCCTCATGCGGCGCCTGGATGCGCTCCGTATCAAATCGACATCGCCAGCGGCGAGCGGTCGATCACCGGTCAATACTTGCTGGCGATCAATGCGGCCCGCCGCTCTATCTATCTCGAGAATCAAGCGCTCCCTGTGCCGGAGATTGCGTATGCGCTCGAGGAGGCGCTCAAACGAGGCGTGCATGTAGTGCTTTTGGTACCGGGCGAACCGGAGGAATATGTGAGCCTGTGGCGCCAACGTCCCGAGCGCAAGCCGTTTTTCGACCGGCTGGAAGTGCTCGGTCAATACGAGCATTTCGTGCTGACGGGCATAGCCGGGAAGACGCGATCCGGCGACCGGGCATACGTCTACGTTCACGCGAAGATCATGCTGGTCGATGACGTATGGGCGACGATTGGCTCATGCAACCTGCATGCGAATTCCCTGTTCGGGCACAGCGAGATGAATGCAGCGGTGTGGGATCGTGACGTGGTGCGAGCATTGCGCTGTCAGCTTCTGCTTGAGCATCTGGGGCAGGATACTGAGCATCTGGACGACCAGTGGGCGATGCAGCTTTATCAACGTATCGCTCGCGAAAACGCGGCCCGATGGGAGGTCGGTGATGTCGACTGGCAAGGTCTCGCATGCAGCCTGAATCCCGCGACGTATGGTGAATCGAAGGCGCGCTAG
- a CDS encoding S9 family peptidase encodes MQAIDTDGAPIGEPHALTNETERDVPGQAWKGNDQILFVKDFGGDENFHVLSVPINGGEPRDLTPFDGVKASIVDDLRDDDRHVLIQMNRRDPQVFDVFRVDVMTGELTPLAENPGNVMGWMTDHEGRLRVATASDGVNQTLLYRDVETEPFRAVLTTDFREAVSPLFFTFDDKRLYVLSNRRRDKAAIFEFDPQTGEEGALLFETTHVDVSELVYSKKRRVLTAALYIDDRVRRHFFDNWARDVRADLERQLPDQEISIVSITRDESRAIVRAASDRSAGSVWIYDIDRRRLAKLADMMPWLDRADMAPMLPIRFKARDGLQLSGYLTLPGGFELGQDFAEPLPLVVNPHGGPWARDMWGFNVEAQLLANRGYAVLQVNFRGSTGYGRAFWEASFGQWGRAMQNDIDDGVDWLVSQGIVDPARVGIYGVSYGGYATLAGVAFSPDRYAAAVDYVGVSNLFTFLESIPPYWKPLLDMFYEMIGNPQTEEGKRALHDASPLFFVDRIVTPLLVAQGANDPRVKQVESDQIVEALRARGVDVKYMLKENEGHGFRNEENQFEFYEAMDVFLAEHLGGAAGSEHAGR; translated from the coding sequence GTGCAAGCGATCGATACTGACGGCGCTCCCATAGGCGAGCCGCACGCCTTGACCAACGAGACGGAACGCGACGTGCCTGGGCAAGCATGGAAGGGCAACGATCAGATCCTGTTCGTGAAAGATTTTGGAGGCGACGAAAACTTCCACGTGCTTTCGGTCCCCATCAACGGTGGCGAGCCGCGCGATCTGACGCCGTTTGATGGCGTCAAGGCCAGTATTGTCGATGACCTCAGGGACGACGACCGCCACGTGTTGATCCAGATGAATCGTCGCGATCCGCAGGTCTTTGACGTTTTTCGTGTTGACGTCATGACCGGAGAACTGACGCCGCTCGCTGAGAATCCGGGCAATGTCATGGGCTGGATGACGGATCACGAAGGGCGCTTGCGCGTCGCGACCGCGTCCGATGGTGTCAATCAGACGCTGCTCTACCGCGACGTCGAGACAGAGCCTTTCCGGGCCGTTCTGACGACGGACTTCCGTGAAGCTGTCTCACCCTTGTTCTTTACGTTCGATGACAAACGGCTGTACGTTTTATCGAATCGAAGGCGCGACAAAGCCGCAATTTTCGAATTCGATCCGCAGACGGGCGAAGAGGGAGCGTTGCTGTTTGAGACCACGCATGTCGACGTGAGCGAGCTCGTGTATTCGAAAAAGCGGCGCGTGCTGACAGCCGCCTTATATATCGACGATCGGGTTCGTCGCCATTTCTTCGATAACTGGGCTCGAGACGTCAGGGCCGATCTTGAGCGGCAGTTGCCGGATCAGGAAATTAGCATAGTGAGCATCACGCGCGACGAGTCGCGCGCGATCGTGCGTGCCGCAAGCGATCGGTCGGCCGGCTCAGTGTGGATCTACGACATCGATCGCCGGCGCTTGGCCAAGCTTGCCGACATGATGCCCTGGCTCGATCGTGCCGATATGGCGCCCATGCTGCCGATTCGCTTTAAGGCACGCGATGGCTTGCAACTCAGCGGATACCTGACGTTGCCCGGGGGATTCGAGCTTGGGCAGGATTTTGCCGAGCCCTTGCCCTTGGTCGTCAATCCGCATGGCGGTCCTTGGGCAAGAGACATGTGGGGATTCAATGTCGAAGCGCAGCTGCTTGCGAACCGCGGCTATGCGGTGCTACAGGTCAATTTCCGGGGCTCGACGGGATATGGACGGGCTTTCTGGGAAGCCAGCTTCGGGCAATGGGGTCGCGCCATGCAGAATGATATTGACGATGGCGTCGACTGGCTCGTATCCCAAGGGATTGTCGATCCGGCGCGCGTCGGGATATACGGCGTAAGTTATGGTGGCTACGCGACACTGGCGGGCGTTGCGTTTTCGCCGGATCGATACGCGGCTGCCGTCGACTACGTCGGTGTATCGAACCTCTTCACTTTTCTCGAATCGATTCCTCCGTATTGGAAACCGCTGCTCGACATGTTCTACGAGATGATCGGCAACCCGCAGACCGAAGAGGGCAAGCGGGCACTGCACGATGCGTCGCCACTGTTCTTCGTGGACCGGATCGTGACTCCGCTCCTGGTCGCGCAAGGCGCCAACGATCCGCGAGTCAAACAGGTTGAGAGCGATCAGATCGTGGAGGCTTTGCGTGCGCGCGGCGTCGATGTCAAATACATGCTAAAGGAAAACGAAGGGCACGGCTTTCGCAATGAAGAGAACCAGTTCGAGTTCTATGAAGCAATGGACGTGTTTCTTGCCGAACATCTCGGCGGAGCTGCAGGCAGCGAGCATGCAGGGCGTTGA
- a CDS encoding cytochrome c: protein MTIRLHKFSKIALAPAMLLLFASLPAMAAELLVDTGTPATLTTETLLAMPDAATIQVPGDVTYHRTMTYRAVPLRSLPGVRTLPADAELQITATDGFVTNLPAALVRGGSGHGATPWLAIEPLDKPWPRTSKGTDIGPFYLVWINPDASGVMSEQWPYQINAIRTVVSRAAKWPQIAVDDRVPANSPVRRGQALFATQCMVCHRMNGAGDAAVGPDLNLPRNPTEYFQAWALRAYIRDPKSIREWSGMKMPGFDKTRLSDPDLDAIIAYLGYMAHRRK, encoded by the coding sequence ATGACGATACGGCTGCATAAGTTCAGCAAGATCGCGCTGGCGCCGGCAATGTTGCTGCTTTTCGCCTCTTTGCCCGCCATGGCTGCAGAGCTGCTGGTCGATACGGGCACGCCCGCCACGCTCACGACCGAAACCTTGTTGGCCATGCCCGATGCCGCGACAATCCAGGTCCCGGGCGACGTCACCTATCATCGCACGATGACCTATCGAGCCGTGCCCTTGCGCTCGCTGCCGGGCGTGCGAACATTGCCCGCCGATGCCGAACTGCAGATCACTGCAACCGATGGTTTCGTCACCAACTTGCCTGCGGCGCTCGTGCGCGGCGGTAGTGGTCACGGCGCGACGCCGTGGCTCGCGATCGAACCGCTTGACAAGCCTTGGCCGCGGACATCGAAGGGAACTGATATCGGCCCGTTCTATCTCGTCTGGATCAATCCAGATGCATCGGGTGTGATGAGCGAACAGTGGCCGTATCAGATCAATGCCATCCGTACGGTGGTCTCGCGCGCGGCGAAGTGGCCGCAAATTGCCGTGGATGACAGGGTGCCGGCGAACTCACCGGTTCGCCGTGGACAGGCACTCTTTGCCACGCAGTGCATGGTTTGCCATCGCATGAACGGCGCGGGCGACGCAGCGGTCGGCCCGGACCTGAACCTGCCGCGTAATCCGACCGAGTACTTCCAGGCGTGGGCGCTAAGGGCTTATATTCGCGATCCGAAATCAATCCGGGAATGGTCTGGCATGAAGATGCCAGGCTTCGACAAGACCCGCCTTAGCGATCCAGACCTCGACGCGATCATCGCTTATCTGGGCTACATGGCGCATAGGCGTAAGTAG
- a CDS encoding DUF2165 family protein produces MEIVRVSKLLLVMAMALLASLVSFGNLTDYGTNLAFVQHVFLMDTTFPGNPNRYRAITSPVVQNAGYMLIIALETATAVCCWIGAFNIWRARRASGQAFSHAKQMAIAGLTLGFLTWQVAFMSIGGEWFDMWMSTTWNGEESAFRFFATFALVLIFVSLRNDDTAA; encoded by the coding sequence ATGGAAATCGTCCGCGTCTCGAAACTTCTGCTCGTGATGGCGATGGCGCTGCTCGCGTCGCTCGTAAGCTTCGGTAACCTGACTGATTACGGGACCAATCTTGCGTTCGTGCAGCATGTGTTCCTCATGGACACGACCTTCCCGGGCAACCCGAACCGGTATCGCGCGATTACATCGCCCGTCGTGCAGAACGCGGGTTACATGCTGATTATTGCGCTCGAAACCGCGACCGCCGTGTGCTGTTGGATCGGCGCCTTCAACATCTGGCGCGCGCGCCGGGCGAGTGGACAAGCGTTCAGTCATGCGAAACAAATGGCGATTGCGGGGCTCACGCTCGGCTTCCTCACGTGGCAGGTCGCGTTCATGTCGATTGGCGGCGAATGGTTTGACATGTGGATGTCGACGACGTGGAACGGAGAGGAAAGTGCGTTCCGGTTCTTTGCGACCTTTGCACTCGTGTTGATCTTCGTGAGTCTTCGCAATGACGATACGGCTGCATAA
- a CDS encoding response regulator transcription factor gives MRVLLVEDDLQIGQSLMRALKDADYAVDWVRDGVAGRKAMSAADYTVVLLDIGLPGMSGIELLRTARAGGNPVPVLILTARDDLDSRIEGLDIGADDYLLKPFEVGELLARIRAVLRRKAGYAVSRLGDDTLSLNLDQRTLTFGDKASALSAREFALMHALLEHPGTIFSRGQIEDKLYGWGKEVESNAVDVLIHSVRKKFGQGVIRNVRGLGWTVMLGAPAERKPSDD, from the coding sequence ATGAGAGTCCTGCTGGTTGAAGACGATCTCCAGATCGGACAAAGCCTGATGCGCGCACTGAAGGACGCGGACTACGCCGTGGACTGGGTGCGCGACGGCGTCGCTGGACGCAAGGCCATGAGCGCGGCCGACTACACCGTGGTGCTGCTGGACATCGGCTTGCCGGGCATGTCAGGCATCGAACTGCTGCGCACCGCGCGCGCGGGCGGCAATCCGGTGCCGGTGCTGATCCTGACCGCGCGTGACGATCTCGATTCGCGCATCGAGGGCCTCGATATTGGCGCCGACGACTATCTGCTCAAGCCCTTCGAAGTCGGCGAGCTGCTGGCCCGGATCCGTGCGGTGCTGCGGCGCAAGGCGGGTTACGCCGTATCCCGGCTCGGCGATGACACCCTAAGCCTGAATCTCGACCAGCGCACGCTGACCTTCGGCGACAAGGCCAGCGCGCTGTCCGCGCGCGAATTTGCGCTGATGCACGCGCTGCTCGAACATCCGGGAACGATCTTCTCGCGTGGGCAGATCGAGGACAAGCTGTACGGCTGGGGCAAGGAAGTGGAGAGCAATGCCGTCGATGTGCTGATCCATTCAGTGCGCAAGAAATTCGGCCAGGGCGTGATCCGCAATGTGCGCGGACTCGGCTGGACAGTCATGCTCGGCGCGCCGGCCGAGCGCAAACCCTCCGACGACTGA